In a single window of the Motilibacter peucedani genome:
- a CDS encoding alkaline phosphatase family protein, translating to MTAFAAPPYGAGTLSDLLPAVLASLGVAGEPDVLGLEPAQRACVLLVDGLGAEQLAAATGSAPNLAALSGHGRTLHAGFPTTTATSIASVLTGAPPGEHGLTALAVAVPGTDELLNLLRWRDEVDPGEWQPLTTAFERAGAAGVTATAVLPRSFHGSGLTSAVFRGGALRAGQSAGEVVAAAASALAASDRALVYAYYGELDATGHRSGAGSEAWRLQLAHLDLLVGQLVDRLPAGTALHVTADHGMVDVDPADCVDVDTETALRDGVRVLAGEPRARFVHTRPGALADVAATWREVLGTRASVLLRDEAVAAGWFGPRVREEVLERIGDLVVAAHGRSAVLASRAEPWQQVLVGHHGSLTDAERLVPLLTARPR from the coding sequence GTGACCGCCTTCGCCGCGCCGCCCTACGGCGCCGGCACGCTCTCGGACCTGCTCCCGGCCGTGCTGGCCTCGCTCGGCGTCGCCGGCGAGCCCGACGTCCTCGGACTCGAGCCGGCCCAGCGGGCCTGCGTGCTGCTGGTCGACGGGCTGGGGGCCGAGCAGCTCGCGGCCGCCACCGGCTCCGCGCCGAACCTCGCGGCGCTGAGCGGCCACGGTCGTACGCTGCACGCCGGCTTCCCGACGACGACCGCCACCAGCATCGCCTCGGTGCTCACCGGTGCTCCGCCCGGCGAGCACGGCCTGACAGCGCTGGCCGTGGCCGTGCCCGGCACCGACGAGCTGCTCAACCTGCTGCGCTGGCGCGACGAGGTCGACCCCGGCGAGTGGCAGCCGCTGACCACAGCGTTCGAGCGGGCGGGTGCCGCGGGCGTGACCGCGACGGCCGTGCTGCCGCGCTCGTTCCACGGCTCGGGCCTGACCTCGGCGGTGTTCCGCGGCGGTGCGCTGCGCGCCGGCCAGTCCGCGGGCGAGGTCGTCGCCGCGGCGGCCTCGGCGCTGGCCGCCTCGGACCGCGCGCTCGTCTACGCCTACTACGGCGAGCTGGACGCCACCGGGCACCGCTCGGGCGCCGGGTCGGAGGCCTGGCGCCTGCAGCTGGCCCACCTCGACCTGCTCGTCGGCCAGCTGGTCGACCGGCTGCCGGCCGGCACGGCGCTGCACGTCACGGCCGACCACGGGATGGTCGACGTCGACCCGGCCGACTGCGTCGACGTCGACACCGAGACCGCGCTGCGCGACGGCGTACGCGTGCTGGCCGGCGAGCCGCGGGCGCGCTTCGTGCACACCCGGCCCGGGGCGCTCGCCGACGTCGCGGCCACCTGGCGCGAGGTGCTCGGCACGCGCGCGAGCGTCCTGCTGCGCGACGAGGCCGTCGCCGCCGGCTGGTTCGGGCCGCGCGTGCGCGAGGAGGTGCTCGAGCGCATCGGCGACCTCGTCGTCGCCGCCCACGGCCGCAGCGCGGTGCTGGCCTCGCGCGCCGAGCCCTGGCAGCAGGTGCTCGTCGGCCACCACGGCTCGCTCACCGACGCCGAGCGGCTCGTGCCCCTGCTGACCGCCCGCCCGCGTTGA
- a CDS encoding thymidine kinase: protein MPELVFFTGTMDSGKSTLALQIDHNHRARGRAGRVFTAHDRAGVGRLSSRLGLTVPATEVTPELDFRELMVRELSAGARIDYLLCDEAMFYTGAQIEQLARVVDDLALDVFAFGLTTDFRTRLFEGSQRLLELADRVQILQVEALCWCGRRATHNARTVDGVMVVEGEQVVVGDMGSPGGPSGVVGYEVLCRRHHLRGLTARSGAPTLSPEPLPFGGR from the coding sequence ATGCCCGAGCTCGTCTTCTTCACCGGCACCATGGACAGCGGCAAGTCGACCCTCGCCCTGCAGATCGACCACAACCACCGGGCGCGCGGCCGCGCCGGGCGCGTGTTCACCGCCCACGACCGGGCGGGCGTCGGGCGGCTCTCGAGCCGGCTGGGGCTGACCGTCCCGGCCACCGAGGTGACGCCCGAGCTCGACTTCCGCGAGCTGATGGTGCGCGAGCTCTCGGCAGGGGCGCGCATCGACTACCTGCTCTGCGACGAGGCGATGTTCTACACCGGCGCCCAGATCGAGCAGCTCGCCCGCGTGGTCGACGACCTGGCTCTCGACGTCTTCGCCTTCGGGCTCACGACCGACTTCCGCACGCGGCTGTTCGAGGGCTCGCAGCGCCTGCTCGAGCTGGCCGACCGGGTGCAGATCCTGCAGGTCGAGGCGCTGTGCTGGTGCGGGCGGCGCGCCACCCACAACGCGCGCACCGTCGACGGGGTCATGGTGGTCGAGGGCGAGCAGGTGGTCGTCGGGGACATGGGCTCGCCGGGCGGCCCGTCGGGCGTCGTGGGCTACGAGGTGCTCTGCCGGCGGCACCACCTGCGCGGGCTCACCGCGCGCTCCGGGGCGCCGACGCTCTCGCCCGAGCCGTTGCCGTTCGGCGGGCGCTGA
- the sigK gene encoding ECF RNA polymerase sigma factor SigK, translating into MTEPVPLRLVRPAEGRGDAPEVLAGLVAAVARGDEAAFGLLYDAVAPRVLGVTRRVLRDHAQAEEVAQEVLLEVWRTATRFDATRGSVLSWSLTIAHRRAVDRVRSEQAAGDREERVAHRDIDTPHDEVAEEVELRLEHEQVRRCMGGLTELQHEAISLAYWKGYTYREVAELLGSPLGTIKARMRDGLVRLRDCLGVES; encoded by the coding sequence GTGACCGAGCCCGTCCCACTGCGCCTGGTCCGGCCCGCCGAGGGCCGGGGTGACGCCCCCGAGGTGCTCGCCGGCCTGGTGGCTGCCGTGGCCAGGGGCGACGAGGCCGCCTTCGGCCTCCTCTACGACGCGGTCGCGCCGCGGGTGCTGGGCGTGACCCGCCGCGTGCTGCGCGACCACGCGCAGGCTGAGGAGGTCGCCCAGGAGGTCCTCCTCGAGGTGTGGCGCACCGCCACCCGGTTCGACGCCACCAGGGGCAGCGTCCTGTCGTGGTCGCTGACGATCGCGCACCGGCGGGCGGTCGACCGCGTACGCAGTGAGCAGGCGGCCGGCGACCGCGAGGAGCGCGTCGCCCACCGCGACATCGACACCCCGCACGACGAGGTGGCCGAGGAGGTCGAGCTCCGGCTCGAGCACGAGCAGGTGCGCCGCTGCATGGGCGGGCTGACCGAGCTGCAGCACGAGGCGATCAGCCTGGCGTACTGGAAGGGATACACCTACCGGGAGGTGGCCGAGCTGCTCGGCTCGCCGCTCGGGACGATCAAGGCGCGGATGCGTGACGGTCTCGTCCGCCTGCGCGACTGCCTGGGAGTGGAGTCATGA
- a CDS encoding anti-sigma factor: MSEPTIRDDVHALLGAYILDALVDDERAAFDRHLEACADCRSELPGMRAAAARLGATAYVSPPERLRAAVMAEVRRTRQLPPVTEVSSLEERRRTRLGARLLSVAAALLLVVAGGLGVAATVQHRRAEDRAAQLAAIEQLITSPESRRTAIVPGGGTAVVSTAGSAALVEMSGVAAPPAGKTYELWLVPHSGDPRPAGLMPGGQGKAFVADTSDLRALAVTVEPSGGSKRPTTDPFLTVPV; the protein is encoded by the coding sequence ATGAGCGAGCCGACGATCCGTGACGACGTGCACGCCCTGCTGGGCGCCTACATCCTCGACGCCCTCGTCGACGACGAGCGCGCCGCCTTCGACCGACACCTCGAGGCGTGCGCCGACTGCCGGTCGGAGCTGCCCGGCATGCGCGCCGCAGCCGCGCGCCTGGGCGCCACCGCGTACGTCTCGCCGCCCGAGCGGCTGCGCGCGGCCGTGATGGCGGAGGTGCGGCGCACGCGCCAGCTGCCCCCCGTGACCGAGGTGAGCTCGCTCGAGGAGCGGCGGCGTACGCGGCTGGGCGCCCGGCTGCTGAGCGTCGCGGCCGCCCTGCTGCTCGTGGTCGCCGGCGGGCTGGGGGTCGCGGCGACGGTGCAGCACCGGCGGGCGGAGGACCGGGCAGCCCAGCTCGCGGCCATCGAGCAGCTGATCACCTCGCCGGAGAGCCGCCGCACGGCGATCGTGCCCGGCGGCGGCACAGCGGTCGTCTCGACGGCCGGGTCGGCAGCGCTGGTGGAGATGTCCGGCGTGGCGGCACCGCCGGCCGGCAAGACCTACGAGCTCTGGCTCGTCCCGCACTCGGGCGACCCGCGGCCCGCGGGCCTCATGCCGGGGGGGCAGGGGAAGGCGTTCGTCGCCGATACGAGCGACCTGCGCGCCCTTGCCGTCACCGTCGAGCCCAGCGGTGGCTCGAAGCGCCCCACCACCGACCCCTTCCTCACCGTCCCCGTCTGA
- a CDS encoding aldo/keto reductase, which translates to MGLGCMGMSEFYGASDETEAVAVIHRALDLGITFLDTADMYGPFTNEQLVGRAIAGRRDSVQLATKFGNERLADGTRLGINGSPDYVRRACDASLQRLGVDVIDLYYQHRVDKSTPIEETVGAMAELVQAGKVRHLGLSEASPATIRRATAVHPITALQTEWSLFERGVEAEILPTVRELGIGFVPYSPLGRGFLTGRFTSRADVEQGDFRAADPRFNKENFAANSSLVEQVSAMAREKGVTPAQLALAWLLAQGEDVVPIPGTKKVSRLEENAGALELTLDADDLARLDSIVPVGAVQGDRYPDLSSIDR; encoded by the coding sequence ATGGGGCTGGGCTGCATGGGCATGAGCGAGTTCTACGGCGCCTCCGACGAGACCGAGGCGGTGGCCGTGATCCACCGCGCCCTGGACCTCGGCATCACCTTCCTCGACACCGCCGACATGTACGGGCCCTTCACCAACGAGCAGCTGGTAGGCCGCGCGATCGCCGGGCGGCGCGACTCGGTGCAGCTGGCCACGAAGTTCGGCAACGAGCGGCTGGCCGACGGCACGCGGTTGGGCATCAACGGGTCACCGGACTACGTCCGCCGCGCCTGCGACGCCTCCCTCCAGCGGCTCGGCGTCGACGTGATCGACCTCTACTACCAGCACAGGGTCGACAAGAGCACGCCGATCGAGGAGACGGTCGGGGCGATGGCCGAGCTCGTGCAGGCGGGCAAGGTGCGCCACCTCGGCCTGTCGGAGGCGAGCCCGGCGACGATCCGGCGGGCCACCGCCGTGCACCCCATCACCGCGCTGCAGACGGAGTGGTCGCTGTTCGAGCGCGGCGTCGAGGCCGAGATCCTGCCGACCGTGCGCGAGCTGGGCATCGGCTTCGTGCCCTACAGCCCGCTCGGCCGCGGGTTCCTGACCGGCCGCTTCACCAGCCGCGCCGACGTCGAGCAGGGCGACTTCCGCGCCGCCGACCCGCGCTTCAACAAGGAGAACTTCGCGGCGAACTCCTCGCTCGTCGAGCAGGTGAGCGCGATGGCGCGGGAGAAGGGCGTGACCCCGGCCCAGCTGGCGCTGGCCTGGCTGCTCGCCCAGGGCGAGGACGTGGTGCCGATCCCGGGCACGAAGAAGGTCTCCCGGCTGGAGGAGAACGCCGGCGCCCTCGAGCTGACCCTCGACGCCGACGACCTCGCCCGCCTCGACTCGATCGTCCCCGTCGGCGCCGTCCAGGGCGACCGCTACCCCGACCTCAGCTCCATCGACCGCTGA
- a CDS encoding AzlC family ABC transporter permease, whose translation MSSSRRSVALDGLAVGVATGAYGLSFGAVSVAAGLGVAQTAVLSAVMFTGGSQFALVGVLAGGGSALGAAATAVLLGSRNAFYGLRLASLLRLTGVRRLLGAHLVIDESTAMAVAQDDEDSGRLAFWVTGAAVYVFWNLLTVVGALGAQAVSDPRTLGLDAAAPAAFLALLAPRLRTRRNLALALLAGAGALLLTPVTPAGVPILVAGAATVVLGLR comes from the coding sequence GTGAGCAGCTCGCGCCGGTCGGTGGCCCTCGACGGTCTGGCGGTGGGCGTGGCCACCGGCGCCTACGGCCTGTCGTTCGGCGCGGTGTCGGTCGCCGCCGGGCTGGGCGTCGCGCAGACCGCGGTGCTCTCGGCCGTGATGTTCACCGGAGGCAGCCAGTTCGCGCTCGTCGGCGTGCTGGCCGGGGGCGGGTCGGCGCTCGGCGCCGCGGCGACCGCCGTGCTGCTCGGCTCGCGCAACGCGTTCTACGGGCTGCGGCTGGCCAGCCTGCTGCGGCTGACCGGCGTGCGCCGGCTGCTGGGCGCCCACCTGGTGATCGACGAGTCCACAGCGATGGCCGTGGCCCAGGACGACGAGGACTCCGGCCGGCTCGCCTTCTGGGTCACGGGCGCAGCGGTCTACGTCTTCTGGAACCTGCTGACGGTGGTCGGCGCGCTGGGCGCGCAGGCCGTCAGCGACCCGCGCACGCTCGGTCTCGACGCCGCCGCGCCGGCGGCGTTCCTCGCGCTGCTGGCGCCACGGCTGCGTACGCGGCGCAACCTCGCGCTCGCCCTGCTGGCGGGCGCCGGAGCCCTGCTGCTCACCCCGGTCACTCCTGCGGGCGTGCCCATCCTCGTGGCCGGCGCCGCCACCGTCGTGCTGGGCCTGCGCTGA
- a CDS encoding AzlD domain-containing protein, whose amino-acid sequence MWTAVLVGALGCYGAKLAGLSVPERVLEDVRVQRVAALLPLSLLAALTAVQAFADGRHLELDARAGGLLFAAGAVLLRAPFLVVVFGAAATAAALRALT is encoded by the coding sequence ATGTGGACGGCGGTGCTGGTCGGCGCACTCGGCTGCTACGGCGCGAAGCTGGCCGGGCTGTCGGTGCCCGAGCGGGTGCTGGAGGACGTGCGGGTGCAGCGGGTGGCGGCGCTGCTCCCGCTCTCGCTGCTGGCGGCGCTCACGGCCGTCCAGGCCTTCGCCGACGGTCGCCACCTGGAGCTCGACGCACGGGCGGGCGGGCTGCTGTTCGCGGCGGGTGCGGTGCTGCTCCGGGCGCCGTTCCTGGTCGTCGTCTTCGGCGCTGCGGCCACTGCAGCAGCGCTGCGAGCGCTGACCTGA
- a CDS encoding class I SAM-dependent methyltransferase, with translation MSRRDARPPRRRDAAAEAWLQGRPPLEELRAAYPQVWEQVEAEMAGLVARGDVEELKAYVHRVAAGGGAASVEDEVRRQMMVAALRTTCLSLASGGPDGPVRLGRVEGRVMQRLLFARGLERKPVSMRWFSLLWPRLRTRRRLMPLVGPKGVYCFYSRELVAALAREVGDRSCLEIAAGDGTLSRFLREAGVDVTATDDHSWSSAVEFPDDVVRVDAVTALRRYEPAVVVCSWPPAGNRFERAVFTTRSVQTYVVIASRHEFAAGAFDDYRAQAAFEWAEVPSLSRLVLPPELDSAVYVFRRRGSTSS, from the coding sequence GTGAGCCGGCGCGACGCCCGCCCGCCGCGGCGGCGCGACGCGGCCGCTGAGGCCTGGCTGCAGGGACGCCCGCCGCTCGAGGAGCTGCGCGCGGCCTACCCGCAGGTGTGGGAGCAGGTCGAGGCCGAGATGGCCGGGCTGGTCGCGCGCGGCGACGTCGAGGAGCTCAAGGCCTACGTCCACCGGGTGGCCGCGGGCGGCGGTGCGGCCAGCGTCGAGGACGAGGTGCGCCGGCAGATGATGGTCGCCGCGCTGCGCACGACCTGCCTGTCGCTCGCCAGCGGCGGCCCCGACGGACCGGTCCGGCTGGGCCGCGTCGAGGGCCGGGTGATGCAGCGGCTGTTGTTCGCCCGGGGCCTCGAGCGCAAGCCGGTCTCGATGCGCTGGTTCTCGCTGCTCTGGCCGCGGCTGCGCACGCGCCGCCGGCTGATGCCGCTGGTGGGGCCCAAGGGCGTCTACTGCTTCTACTCGCGCGAGCTGGTGGCCGCGCTCGCCCGCGAGGTCGGCGACCGGTCCTGCCTCGAGATCGCTGCGGGCGACGGGACGCTGTCGCGGTTCCTGCGCGAGGCCGGTGTCGACGTGACCGCCACCGACGACCACAGCTGGAGCTCCGCGGTCGAGTTCCCCGACGACGTCGTGCGCGTCGACGCCGTCACTGCGCTGAGGCGCTACGAGCCCGCGGTCGTCGTCTGCTCCTGGCCACCTGCGGGCAACCGCTTCGAGCGCGCGGTGTTCACGACCCGCAGCGTGCAGACCTACGTCGTCATCGCGAGCCGGCACGAGTTCGCCGCCGGGGCGTTCGACGACTACCGCGCGCAGGCGGCGTTCGAGTGGGCCGAGGTGCCGTCGCTCAGCCGGCTGGTGCTGCCGCCGGAGCTCGACAGCGCTGTCTACGTCTTCCGGAGGCGAGGCTCAACCTCCAGTTGA
- the sepH gene encoding septation protein SepH, with product MLDLRLVTVSDDGTALVLADPDGGSYRLPVDEALAAAVRGDRSRLGQLQIDTGDLRPRDIQTRVRAGASPEALSTASGMPLERVRRYAGPVLAEREHVAQQAQRATARTSSRGEGPAPVLYDAVETRLAAAGADVAVVGWDAWRRDDGTWTVEVTHPVTHAAAKAAGAGPARAHFAFDPATRTAVADDDAARWLLGEEPAPRAPFVPRLAPVSQVEDLDGPDELDAPGVVDLRAEPLQPAPDDDDADGAVPAQAGEEPRRDRRAERRARRAQPRTELQNAPTDRQAIADGVKPGRRAAVPSWDEILFGSSRPPQ from the coding sequence ATGCTCGACCTGCGGCTGGTCACCGTGTCCGACGACGGCACCGCACTGGTGCTCGCCGACCCCGACGGCGGCTCCTACCGGCTGCCCGTCGACGAGGCGCTGGCCGCCGCCGTCCGCGGCGACCGCTCGCGGCTCGGCCAGCTCCAGATCGACACCGGCGACCTGCGCCCCCGCGACATCCAGACCCGGGTCCGGGCCGGCGCCTCGCCGGAGGCGCTCTCCACCGCCAGCGGCATGCCGCTGGAGCGGGTGCGCCGCTACGCCGGGCCGGTCCTGGCCGAGCGCGAGCACGTCGCCCAGCAGGCTCAGCGCGCCACGGCGCGCACCAGCTCGCGCGGCGAGGGACCGGCCCCGGTCCTCTACGACGCGGTCGAGACCCGGCTGGCCGCCGCGGGCGCCGACGTCGCGGTCGTCGGCTGGGACGCGTGGCGCCGCGACGACGGCACGTGGACCGTCGAGGTGACCCACCCGGTGACCCACGCGGCCGCCAAGGCGGCGGGCGCCGGACCGGCTCGCGCGCACTTCGCCTTCGACCCGGCCACCCGCACCGCGGTCGCCGACGACGACGCGGCCCGCTGGCTGCTCGGCGAGGAGCCCGCGCCCCGGGCGCCCTTCGTCCCGCGGCTGGCCCCGGTGTCGCAGGTGGAGGACCTCGACGGGCCCGACGAGCTCGACGCCCCCGGCGTCGTCGACCTGCGAGCCGAGCCGCTGCAGCCGGCACCTGACGACGACGACGCTGACGGCGCCGTGCCGGCGCAGGCCGGTGAGGAGCCTCGCCGCGACCGGCGCGCCGAGCGCCGCGCGCGGAGAGCACAGCCGCGTACCGAGCTCCAGAACGCGCCGACCGACCGCCAGGCGATCGCCGACGGCGTGAAGCCCGGGCGGCGTGCAGCGGTGCCGAGCTGGGACGAGATCCTGTTCGGCTCGTCGCGCCCCCCGCAGTAG
- a CDS encoding MFS transporter: MSLALLGPYGEVLRVPGAARFSAAAFFARMPMSMEGLGVVFLVQSTTGSYASAGVVTGALGVSTAVGAPVTARVSDRRGQGFVLRRVPLVRVLSYLLLVLCARAHAPLAVLVALACTAGLATAQPGSLVRARWSHVLRERPALVHTAFSLESALDELIFVVGPVAVTLVATQVSPTAGLLLPAAGLLTGALLLAGQRGTEPPPAPVGGEHHVAGTVIGLPPIALLALVYVFLGGTFGSVEVSVVAFTEEHGAAGAAGGVLAAFAVSSMVAGLVWGTLHLTGTLSTRYLVLSAAFGLSTLTFPFAGSDWALAGLLCLSGFAISPMIVSGLGLADELAPAGRRTEAITWTTTGLTIGASAGGALAGHVIDASSGARALWVAAACGVLGGGLSLCGGPLLHRAERASTARASSASDVRPA, encoded by the coding sequence GTGTCCCTCGCCCTGCTCGGTCCCTACGGCGAGGTCCTCCGCGTCCCCGGCGCCGCCCGCTTCAGCGCCGCCGCGTTCTTCGCCCGGATGCCCATGTCGATGGAGGGCCTCGGGGTCGTCTTCCTCGTGCAGTCGACCACCGGCTCGTACGCGTCGGCCGGCGTCGTCACCGGCGCGCTCGGGGTCTCCACGGCGGTCGGGGCGCCGGTCACGGCGCGGGTGAGCGACCGGCGCGGGCAGGGCTTCGTGCTGCGGAGGGTGCCGCTGGTGCGCGTGCTGTCCTACCTCCTGCTCGTGCTCTGCGCCCGGGCGCACGCCCCGCTGGCGGTGCTCGTCGCGCTCGCCTGCACGGCCGGGCTCGCGACCGCCCAGCCGGGCTCGCTGGTCCGGGCCCGGTGGTCGCACGTGCTGCGCGAGCGGCCGGCCCTCGTGCACACCGCCTTCTCGCTCGAGTCGGCGCTCGACGAGCTGATCTTCGTGGTGGGCCCGGTCGCCGTGACGCTCGTCGCGACGCAGGTCTCGCCCACGGCGGGGCTGCTGCTGCCCGCCGCCGGGCTGCTGACCGGCGCGCTGCTGCTCGCCGGGCAGCGCGGCACCGAGCCGCCGCCCGCGCCGGTGGGCGGCGAGCACCACGTGGCCGGCACGGTCATCGGGCTGCCGCCCATCGCGCTGCTCGCGCTGGTCTACGTCTTCCTGGGCGGCACCTTCGGCTCGGTCGAGGTGAGCGTCGTGGCCTTCACCGAGGAGCACGGCGCGGCGGGCGCCGCGGGCGGCGTGCTGGCCGCCTTCGCCGTGAGCAGCATGGTCGCGGGACTGGTCTGGGGCACCCTGCACCTCACCGGCACGCTGTCGACGCGCTACCTCGTGCTCAGCGCCGCGTTCGGGCTCTCGACGCTGACCTTCCCCTTCGCCGGCAGCGACTGGGCGCTGGCGGGGCTGCTCTGCCTCTCGGGCTTCGCCATCTCCCCCATGATCGTCAGCGGGCTCGGGCTGGCCGACGAGCTGGCGCCGGCCGGGCGGCGCACCGAGGCGATCACCTGGACCACCACCGGGCTGACGATCGGCGCGTCCGCCGGCGGCGCGCTCGCCGGCCACGTCATCGACGCCAGCAGCGGCGCCCGCGCCCTCTGGGTGGCCGCGGCCTGCGGCGTGCTGGGCGGCGGGCTCTCGCTGTGCGGCGGGCCGCTGCTGCACCGCGCCGAGCGCGCGTCGACCGCGCGTGCGTCCTCCGCGTCGGACGTGCGCCCGGCCTAG
- a CDS encoding ferrochelatase, producing the protein MLDVLGPYDALVLVSFGGPEGPDDVLPFLENVTRGRGIPRERLLGVAEHYGHFGGVSPINEQNRELIAALEAELARRGIELPVHWGNRNWAPFLGDTLAGLEGRRVLALVTSAYSSYSGCRQYREDLAAAVEPLGERAPQVDKVRHYFDHPGFIGPTVRNVAAALDQVPAGSVVRFVTHSIPLAMAEVSGGPGQDMYVRQHRAVAARVMEEVDAVRGGATPWELVYCSRSGPPSQPWLEPDVNDDLRALREGGVPGVVVAPIGFVSDHMEVKFDLDTEAAETAAEIGLPYARAATVGTDPEFVAGLVDLVQERAAVESGGWTTHRPALTELGPWPDRCPVGCCANLRGPKPALCGSD; encoded by the coding sequence ATGCTCGACGTGCTCGGACCGTACGACGCCCTCGTCCTCGTCTCCTTCGGCGGCCCCGAGGGCCCCGACGACGTGCTGCCCTTCCTCGAGAACGTGACCCGGGGGCGCGGCATCCCGCGCGAGCGGCTGCTCGGCGTCGCCGAGCACTACGGCCACTTCGGCGGCGTCTCGCCGATCAACGAGCAGAACCGCGAGCTGATCGCGGCGCTGGAGGCTGAGCTCGCCCGGCGCGGGATCGAGCTGCCCGTGCACTGGGGCAACCGCAACTGGGCGCCGTTCCTCGGCGACACCCTGGCCGGGCTCGAGGGCCGGCGGGTGCTCGCGCTGGTCACCAGCGCGTACTCCTCCTACAGCGGGTGCCGGCAGTACCGCGAGGACCTCGCCGCCGCCGTCGAGCCGCTGGGCGAGCGCGCGCCCCAGGTCGACAAGGTGCGCCACTACTTCGACCACCCCGGGTTCATCGGCCCGACCGTCCGCAACGTCGCCGCGGCGCTCGACCAGGTGCCGGCCGGCTCGGTGGTCCGCTTCGTCACCCACTCGATCCCGCTCGCCATGGCCGAGGTCTCGGGCGGGCCGGGCCAGGACATGTACGTCCGCCAGCACCGCGCGGTCGCCGCGCGGGTGATGGAGGAGGTCGACGCCGTACGCGGTGGTGCGACCCCCTGGGAGCTCGTCTACTGCTCGCGCTCCGGACCGCCGAGCCAGCCGTGGCTCGAGCCGGACGTGAACGACGACCTGCGGGCCCTGCGCGAGGGCGGCGTCCCCGGCGTCGTCGTCGCGCCCATCGGCTTCGTCAGCGACCACATGGAGGTCAAGTTCGACCTCGACACCGAGGCGGCCGAGACGGCCGCCGAGATCGGGCTGCCGTACGCCCGGGCCGCGACCGTGGGCACCGACCCGGAGTTCGTGGCCGGCCTGGTCGACCTCGTCCAGGAGCGCGCGGCGGTGGAGTCCGGCGGCTGGACCACGCACCGTCCGGCGCTGACTGAGCTCGGCCCGTGGCCCGACCGCTGCCCGGTCGGCTGCTGCGCCAACCTGCGCGGGCCGAAGCCGGCCCTCTGCGGCTCCGACTGA
- a CDS encoding inositol monophosphatase family protein, with translation MAGVTTPDAPRPDDLLALALEAARAATRLLVDERPADLRVTAKSSPTDPVTEMDRASERLVVETVRAARPGDGFFGEEGSDSAGTTGVVWVVDPIDGTVNYLYGLPHWSVSIAAEVDGTVVAGVVAAPVLGETFVATQGGGAFVERADGSRRRLQVTEDVPLERALVGTGFGYAAERRAAQGAVLARLLPQVRDIRRNGSAALDLCDLAAGRLDAYYERGVNRWDTAAAALVAREAGARVGGLRGEPDSPQLTAAAAPALFERLVEVLAGLGADAG, from the coding sequence ATGGCGGGCGTGACGACTCCCGACGCGCCCCGTCCCGACGACCTGCTGGCGCTCGCGCTCGAGGCGGCGCGCGCGGCGACCCGCCTGCTGGTCGACGAGCGGCCCGCCGACCTGCGCGTCACCGCCAAGTCGAGCCCGACCGACCCGGTCACCGAGATGGACCGGGCCTCCGAGCGGCTGGTCGTCGAGACCGTGCGCGCCGCCCGCCCGGGCGACGGGTTCTTCGGCGAGGAGGGCAGCGACTCGGCCGGCACCACCGGCGTGGTCTGGGTCGTCGACCCGATCGACGGCACGGTCAACTACCTCTACGGCCTGCCGCACTGGTCGGTCAGCATCGCCGCCGAGGTCGACGGCACCGTCGTGGCCGGCGTGGTCGCGGCGCCCGTGCTGGGCGAGACGTTCGTGGCGACGCAGGGCGGCGGCGCCTTCGTCGAGCGCGCCGACGGCAGCCGTAGGCGCCTGCAGGTCACCGAGGACGTGCCCCTCGAGCGCGCGCTCGTCGGCACGGGGTTCGGCTACGCCGCCGAGCGGCGCGCGGCCCAGGGCGCCGTGCTCGCCCGGCTGCTGCCGCAGGTGCGCGACATCCGGCGCAACGGCTCCGCCGCGCTCGACCTGTGCGACCTCGCCGCGGGCCGGCTCGACGCCTACTACGAGCGCGGGGTCAACCGCTGGGACACCGCGGCGGCGGCCCTCGTGGCGCGCGAGGCCGGCGCCCGCGTCGGGGGCCTGCGCGGCGAGCCCGACTCGCCGCAGCTGACCGCAGCCGCTGCTCCCGCGCTGTTCGAGCGGCTGGTGGAGGTCCTCGCCGGGCTGGGCGCCGACGCGGGCTGA
- a CDS encoding gamma carbonic anhydrase family protein, with protein MPVYALDDLVPTISPDAYVAPEAVVIGAVTIGAGTSVWPGAVLRGDFGTITVGERTSVQDGAVVHVAEGFSTVIGSDCVVGHVAHLEGCTVEDHCLLGSGSVVLPGAVVRTGALVGAGAVVPQGIEVPARAMALGVPARVRPDCVPDGAFAENVARYVANGRRHCAGLRRLS; from the coding sequence GTGCCCGTCTACGCGCTCGACGACCTGGTCCCGACGATCTCCCCCGACGCCTACGTCGCGCCGGAGGCGGTGGTGATCGGCGCCGTCACGATCGGGGCCGGCACGAGCGTGTGGCCCGGGGCCGTGCTGCGCGGCGACTTCGGCACCATCACCGTCGGGGAGCGCACCTCGGTGCAGGACGGCGCCGTCGTGCACGTGGCCGAGGGCTTCTCGACGGTGATCGGGTCCGACTGCGTCGTCGGGCACGTCGCGCACCTCGAGGGCTGCACGGTCGAGGACCACTGCCTGCTCGGCTCCGGCTCCGTGGTGCTGCCGGGAGCGGTCGTGCGCACGGGCGCCCTGGTGGGTGCCGGCGCGGTGGTGCCGCAGGGGATCGAGGTGCCGGCCAGGGCCATGGCGCTCGGGGTGCCGGCGCGCGTCCGGCCCGACTGCGTACCCGACGGCGCCTTCGCCGAGAACGTCGCTCGCTACGTCGCCAACGGTCGACGCCACTGCGCGGGATTGCGTCGGCTCTCCTGA